In a single window of the Drosophila albomicans strain 15112-1751.03 chromosome 3, ASM965048v2, whole genome shotgun sequence genome:
- the LOC117571354 gene encoding protein mono-ADP-ribosyltransferase Parp16, which produces MKLLSFLDNSHAVEVSICQTLSNAANSCALLPFARTKNTPTVKQLYKLQKHLESDLLACDARLSLFVAAANSYRCESLLCPFPEDFLDSKQRPNMNAIFDVIADFDRLEFILQQILTGNYSSGHKNVFKLLYAVLVKHGERVALSTLQPCEFEELYTHLKISAPSTPPTQIFEVTPSLKCAHTKAYSSLRDQYPVKIGFYGGKLEELYSMLTVGCLPLDEPIRLFCNVDDALSQSQYGSSWGASRCGALLSCVAVVEFAVMPTLVIKDEEQRHVIVHDADCIQISYLLFFGKSFTQYETALMLQPRVYVDWDATFRWLASKKYAISLGVYLMMLSMSMSSGRGVLYRLATSGIYAIRKGFLPI; this is translated from the coding sequence ATGAAGTTGTTATCCTTTCTGGACAATTCACATGCCGTCGAAGTATCGATTTGTCAAACCCTCTCGAATGCAGCGAACAGTTGTGCCCTGCTGCCCTTCGCCAGGACCAAGAACACGCCCACTGTGAAGCAACTGTACAAGCTGCAGAAGCATCTGGAGTCCGATCTCTTGGCATGCGATGCTCGCCTCTCGCTCTTTGTGGCAGCTGCCAACAGCTATCGCTGCGAGTCGTTACTCTGTCCCTTTCCGGAGGATTTTCTTGACAGCAAACAGCGTCCCAATATGAATGCCATCTTCGATGTGATTGCCGACTTCGATCGCCTCGAGTTTATCCTGCAACAGATACTCACTGGCAATTACAGCAGCGGTCACAAAAATGTCTTCAAGTTGCTTTATGCTGTGCTGGTGAAGCACGGCGAACGTGTGGCACTCAGCACTCTGCAACCGTGTGAGTTCGAAGAACTCTATACGCATCTCAAGATATCTGCTCCCTCGACGCCGCCCACACAGATCTTTGAGGTAACACCGAGTCTGAAATGTGCCCACACCAAGGCTTACTCTTCACTCCGAGATCAGTATCCGGTAAAAATCGGTTTCTATGGCGGCAAGCTGGAGGAATTGTATTCTATGCTGACCGTCGGTTGTTTGCCCCTGGACGAACCCATTCGACTCTTTTGCAATGTGGACGATGCCCTTAGTCAGAGTCAGTATGGCAGCAGCTGGGGAGCCTCGCGCTGCGGCGCCTTGCTCAGTTGTGTTGCGGTTGTGGAGTTTGCTGTGATGCCAACGCTTGTGATCAAGGATGAGGAACAGCGGCATGTGATTGTTCACGATGCCGATTGCATTCAGATATCGTATTTGCTGTTCTTCGGCAAGAGTTTCACCCAGTATGAAACGGCGTTGATGTTGCAGCCGAGAGTTTATGTCGATTGGGATGCCACCTTTAGGTGGCTGGCGTCGAAGAAATACGCCATCTCATTAGGCGTATACTTGATGATGCTATCGATGTCAATGTCCAGTGGCCGGGGCGTGCTCTACAGACTGGCTACAAGTGGAATCTACGCTATAAGAAAAGGCTTTCtaccaatttaa